A genomic segment from Antedon mediterranea chromosome 6, ecAntMedi1.1, whole genome shotgun sequence encodes:
- the LOC140050892 gene encoding uncharacterized protein — MASKEVVIPPEQTTTPPVLTKDKTEENVPRPERSSSPDENCSICLNQFENQSFTDQCFHKFCFVCILEWSKVKAVCPLCKTAFKSIIHNIVSNEIYDQYHLQPNAPATEEHEQEVRRFRYRTTVTDDHRYAWERQRNHTFLQLPHENSRFYMTHHEDRRRLRIQNLRRSLEQSIRNNMRLQNQRNAAYNFRRYIYGVGSYVKQTRFNRFSGYRDISLGYFQRNPAAAYRFVPWLQRDLGVIFNGDQNHVLFVTELILSLIQRIDIQTYEFRNSLEGFLLSKTDHFVHEFINFARSPYDVTTYDQMAQYNTSRPSEPPPVDINEPLLVISSDSDTDVILDLSSHSREEVLPTAFPLLESDINVIPGTSGSSSNTQNQMVKQEKKDTTEINLTNELSDVEIIGYLPPYRERTPVVVTLSSDTEEDEQPTCRKCGQPKHTSKCKKIKRKPKNPHCMYSAYQSSSAEDFSRSSQSRSRSRSRPKSDRVSSSRDKSVTKKLISTSASSSSSGNYSSDTEDYSKDKYNKSKSRSPFEKYDSSATKHCKSSNTRSYKKQRRSRSRSAGFGSRSRSRSRSRSISHIRQMSPFYKTSRDRFRSRSRSGSRSQRTRRSRTRSRSRDKEATSRSHTRSHERDNRHRSSTKFVTKLYWSDECDQSAVNYRQGDNNKHISNRESIKRHRSSERRSSSRSRSYRSSSSSKSKALFKRKYFQKERSKERSVGKIDSSKRHKQRSKEKQEARRKRREKRQLEKKKKAAGVSKDLIVIDLTESADEKARNREGQEMIDDSLLFEEEVGTVNQVEHNLSFGQTSDVGPMRAMLLEDVTQTIPPLNVVDPSLDAVDEIFGRSGNQSLEPIQKTAFDLMIEAERMRLQEMFEQNPDLRRDAMKAYNK; from the coding sequence ATGGCATCAAAAGAAGTTGTGATACCACCTGAACAGACCACAACACCACCTGTATTGACGAAGGACAAGACAGAAGAAAATGTGCCACGCCCAGAACGAAGTTCTTCACCCGATGAAAACTGTTCAATTTGTTTAAACCAATTTGAAAATCAGTCATTTACCGATCAATGTTTTCACAAATTCTGTTTTGTGTGTATTTTAGAGTGGTCAAAGGTCAAGGCGGTTTGCCCATTATGCAAGACCGCTTTCAAATCAATTATTCACAATATTGTTTCTAACGAGATTTACGATCAGTATCATCTTCAGCCAAATGCCCCAGCTACAGAGGAACATGAACAAGAGGTACGGAGATTCAGATATAGGACCACAGTGACTGATGACCACAGATATGCATGGGAGCGTCAACGAAACCATACATTTCTGCAGTTACCGCATGAAAATAGTAGATTTTACATGACTCATCATGAAGATCGGAGACGATTGCGTATTCAAAACCTGAGACGTTCCCTCGAGCAGAGTATTCGAAATAACATGCGTTTGCAAAATCAGCGCAATGCTGCATATAATTTTCGTCGATATATCTACGGAGTTGGATCATATGTGAAGCAAACACGATTTAATCGGTTTTCAGGATATCGTGATATTTCACTTGGTTACTTCCAACGTAATCCTGCAGCGGCTTACCGGTTTGTGCCATGGTTACAGAGAGACTTGGGTGTGATATTTAATGGAGATCAGAACCATGTACTTTTTGTTACAGAGTTGATCTTATCACTTATTCAACGTATAGATATCCAAACATATGAGTTCAGAAACAGTCTTGAAGGATTTTTGCTCAGTAAAACTGATCATTTTGTTCATGAGTTCATCAATTTTGCACGTTCCCCGTATGATGTCACAACTTACGACCAGATGGCGCAATATAATACATCAAGACCTAGCGAACCCCCACCGGTGGATATTAACGAACCGTTGCTTGTCATCTCCAGTGATTCTGACACAGATGTCATTCTAGATTTGAGTTCCCATTCAAGAGAAGAGGTTCTTCCCACTGCCTTCCCTCTGTTAGAATCTGACATTAATGTCATTCCTGGAACATCTGGATCCAGTAGCAATACACAGAATCAGATGGTGAAGCAGGAGAAAAAGGACACTACAGAAATAAATTTAACCAATGAATTATCTGATGTTGAGATCATTGGCTACTTACCACCTTATCGTGAACGAACTCCAGTAGTGGTCACACTATCCTCTGACACAGAAGAGGATGAACAACCCACATGTAGGAAATGTGGCCAGCCTAAACACACTTCAAAGTGtaagaaaattaaaagaaaaccaAAAAATCCACATTGCATGTATTCAGCTTATCAATCTAGTTCTGCTGAAGATTTTAGTAGATCAAGTCAGTCAAGGAGTAGAAGTCGGTCAAGACCAAAGTCTGATAGAGTCAGCTCATCAAGAGATAAAAGTGtcacaaaaaaattaatatcaacCTCGGCATCTTCATCATCTTCTGGCAATTATTCGTCGGATACCGAAGATTATTCTAAAGATAAATATAACAAATCAAAATCTCGATCTCcatttgaaaaatatgataGTTCCGCTACGAAACATTGCAAATCTTCCAACACTAGGTCTTACAAAAAACAACGTAGATCACGAAGTAGATCTGCAGGATTCGGATCACGTAGTAGGTCCCGTAGTAGATCACGCAGTATCTCTCACATTCGACAAATGTCACCATTCTACAAGACATCTAGAGATCGCTTCAGATCACGTAGCAGGTCAGGAAGTAGATCTCAAAGGACTCGCAGGTCTCGGACTAGAAGCAGGAGTCGTGATAAAGAAGCTACCAGTAGATCCCACACCAGAAGTCACGAAAGAGACAATAGGCACAGGTCTTCTACAAAATTTGTAACAAAATTGTATTGGTCAGATGAATGTGACCAAAGTGCTGTGAATTATAGACAAGgtgataataataaacatattagCAACAGAGAAAGTATAAAACGACACAGGTCATCGGAAAGAAGAAGCTCGTCGAGAAGCAGAAGTTACAGGTCGTCGTCGTCTTCCAAGAGTAAAGcattatttaaaagaaaatacttTCAAAAGGAAAGGTCAAAGGAAAGGTCAGTTGGAAAAATAGATTCTTCAAAAAGGCATAAACAGAGATCGAAAGAAAAACAAGAGgcaagaagaaaaagaagagagAAGAGGCAAttagaaaagaagaaaaaagcaGCTGGTGTTTCTAAAGATTTAATTGTTATTGATCTGACAGAATCTGCGGATGAAAAAGCAAGGAATAGAGAAGGTCAAGAAATGATAGATGACAGTTTATTATTTGAGGAAGAAGTTGGAACAGTGAACCAAGTTGAACATAATCTATCTTTTGGCCAAACCTCGGACGTTGGACCAATGAGAGCAATGCTACTAGAAGATGTCACTCAGACGATTCCTCCATTGAATGTTGTAGATCCTTCGCTCGATGCTGTTGATGAAATATTTGGAAGGTCAGGCAACCAATCTTTAGAACCAATTCAAAAAACTGCTTTTGATTTGATGATAGAAGCAGAGAGAATGCGCCTTCAGGAGATGTTTGAGCAAAATCCTGATTTAAGACGAGACGCCATGAAAgcttacaataaataa
- the LOC140050893 gene encoding cysteine-rich protein 2-binding protein-like isoform X2 — translation MSEINRTSGDQGENDEIDVVSMDTSPGTCAPPPPEKQTDQERKDEEVGKMDPVKEENESASEQSICYCGDNTKESVQLQCEECKRHFHFECLKSGAPTSLEGDSFFKLVCCNCAPEGQEDVERLRLTWQQVVILTLYNLSLQRSGRRGFFRWKEDVCDFIGKNWNLLFGNRPRSQTWHGTVAGVLSVGNKQWFRSGAAEFGESGWWALIENKPPVIKADATTLSNAKPLPVRKPRMIFDPTIKVEGLRNRKRGSSFESAIELKEKRSRTQEAKDIRKAKLEEVRTRMIGEFDLEDMSRESFNGSESSLGGAPTMPDSPPILSLLGGDNSCDSSVMSGLLTESDLALDGLPSAFMEGDDEDDMSITSRAAISRGTTPIHSFPLHILDLHHGRRYQDDEDDDEGSSIYSKSGEGTEVITKVSRKAKPVVTEVKKRKTPQVPKFLPISIYEERQLLKFLENCPEAVESDLSARRLRRKLLVRQEKRQRGLPLLDLDATLQSYLQSITNTTAIDPSCFEVHSPKMTAKTGHITRYSSDFRILDRFQIPQASVKNYKMRNPTFRTRLVGCQDEMSLQNICSPYTSRVLKPFIRRDFESRPMKLRLLEELMSHKAKMDPSFIPEPLGPIDYCYVRPQHIPSVNALCREFFWPGVDLSECLQYSDFSVVALYKKVVIGFGFMVPDVKYNVAYISFLFVHPEWRGAGIATFMVYHLIQTCMGKDVTLHVSATNSAMLLYQRFGFKPEEFIVDFYDKYYPEESKECRHAFLLRLKR, via the exons GGTGAAAATGACGAGATTGATGTTGTTTCAATGGACACAAGTCCTGGCACCTGTGCACCACCACCACCAGAGAAACAAACAGATCAAGAGAGAAAAGATGAGGAGGTTGGAAAGATGGATCCTGTAAAGGAGGAAAATGAAAGTGCATCAGAACAAAGTATTTGTTATTGTGGTGATAATACTAAAGAAAGTGTACAGTTGCAATGTGAAGAATGTAAAAGACACTTTCATTTCG AGTGCTTAAAATCAGGAGCTCCAACGTCGTTAGAGGGAGATAGTTTTTTCAAGTTGGTGTGTTGTAACTGCGCACCAGAAGGCCAAGAAGATGTTGAACGTCTGAGACTAACATG GCAACAAGTAGTAATCCTGACCCTATACAACCTAAGCCTCCAAAGAAGTGGTAGACGAGGCTTCTTCCGCTGGAAGGAGGACGTCTGTGATTTCATTGGTAAAAATTGGAATCTGCTATTTGGTAATAG ACCCAGAAGTCAAACCTGGCATGGTACAGTAGCTGGTGTTCTGTCTGTCGGTAACAAACAATGGTTCCGTTCAGGAGCTGCAGAGTTTGGAGAATCTGGTTGGTGGGCTCTGATTGAAAACAAGCCACCTGTCATCAAAGCTGATGCTACCA CACTATCAAATGCTAAACCACTACCTGTGAGAAAGCCCCGCATGATCTTTGACCCCACAATCAAGGTAGAAGGGTTGCGCAATCGCAAGAGGGGATCGTCATTTGAATCCGCAATTGAATTGAAAGAGAAACGATCTAGAACTCAG GAAGCAAAGGACATTCGAAAAGCTAAACTAGAGGAGGTACGAACACGCATGATTGGAGAATTTGATCTTGAAGATATGAGTAGAGAGAGTTTTAATGGCAGCGAGAGTTCACTCGGTGGCGCTCCAACTATGCCAGACTCGCCTCCCATTCTTAGCTTGCTGGGTGGTGACAATAGCTGTGACTCCTCTGTGATGTCAGGACTTCTGACAGAGAGTGATCTGGCATTGGATG GTTTGCCATCTGCCTTTATGGAGggtgatgatgaagatgacatGAGTATAACATCTAGAGCAGCTATTTCTAGAGGGACCACGCCCATTCATAGTTTCCCCTTACACATACTTGATTTACACCATGGGAGGAGATATCaagatgatgaggatgatgatgaggGCAGTAGTATCTATAGCAAGTCTGGGGAAGGTACAGAGGTCATCACTAAAGTATCAAGAAAAGCAAAACCTGTTGTAACGGAAGTTAAGAAGAGAAAAACTCCTCAAGTTCCAAA GTTTCTACCAATCAGCATTTATGAAGAAAGACAACTTTTAAAGTTCTTAGAAAACTGTCCCGAAGCCGTTGAATCGGATCTTAGTGCGCGAAGACTACGTAGAAAGCTTCTAGTACGTCAAGAGAAAAGACAACGAGGGCTCCCTTTGCTAGATTTAGACGCAACTCTACAATCTTACTTACAATCAATCACCAACACTACTGCCATTGACCCTTCGTGTTTTGAGGTTCATAGTCCAAAAATGACCGCTAAAACTGGACACATCACACGCTACTCGTCCGACTTCAGGATTCTTGACAGGTTTCAG ATACCTCAAGCATCAGTCAAGAATTACAAGATGAGGAACCCTACATTTCGCACTCGTCTTGTTGGTTGTCAGGATGAGAtgtcattacaaaatatttgtagTCCTTATACATCTAG ggtattaaaaccatttattagAAGAGATTTTGAAAGCCGGCCAATGAAATTGCGTTTATTAGAAGAATTGATGTCTCACAAGGCAAAGATGGATCCATCATTTATACCCGAGCCTCTAGGACCAATAGACTACTGCTATGTAAGGCCACAGCACATTCCTTCTGTGAATGCTCTATGTAGAGAGTTCTTCTGGCCAGGAGTGGATT TATCTGAATGTTTACAGTATTCGGACTTCAGCGTGGTGGCGCTTTATAAAAAGGTTGTGATCGGTTTTGGGTTCATGGTACCAGATGTTAAGTATAATGTGGCgtatatatcatttttatttgttcatccTGAATGGAGAGGTGCTGGTATTGCTACATTTATGGTTTATCATCTTATACAG ACTTGCATGGGTAAAGACGTAACTCTACATGTGTCTGCGACCAATTCAGCGATGCTTTTATATCAGAGGTTTGGATTCAAACCTGAAGAATTCATCGTAGACTTTTATGACAAGTATTATCCGGAAGAAAGCAAGGAATGTAGACACGCATTTCTTCTCAGATTAAAACGATGA
- the LOC140050893 gene encoding cysteine-rich protein 2-binding protein-like isoform X1: MSEINRTSGDQGENDEIDVVSMDTSPGTCAPPPPEKQTDQERKDEEVGKMDPVKEENESASEQSICYCGDNTKESVQLQCEECKRHFHFECLKSGAPTSLEGDSFFKLVCCNCAPEGQEDVERLRLTWQQVVILTLYNLSLQRSGRRGFFRWKEDVCDFIGKNWNLLFGNRPRSQTWHGTVAGVLSVGNKQWFRSGAAEFGESGWWALIENKPPVIKADATTLSNAKPLPVRKPRMIFDPTIKVEGLRNRKRGSSFESAIELKEKRSRTQEAKDIRKAKLEEVRTRMIGEFDLEDMSRESFNGSESSLGGAPTMPDSPPILSLLGGDNSCDSSVMSGLLTESDLALDEGLPSAFMEGDDEDDMSITSRAAISRGTTPIHSFPLHILDLHHGRRYQDDEDDDEGSSIYSKSGEGTEVITKVSRKAKPVVTEVKKRKTPQVPKFLPISIYEERQLLKFLENCPEAVESDLSARRLRRKLLVRQEKRQRGLPLLDLDATLQSYLQSITNTTAIDPSCFEVHSPKMTAKTGHITRYSSDFRILDRFQIPQASVKNYKMRNPTFRTRLVGCQDEMSLQNICSPYTSRVLKPFIRRDFESRPMKLRLLEELMSHKAKMDPSFIPEPLGPIDYCYVRPQHIPSVNALCREFFWPGVDLSECLQYSDFSVVALYKKVVIGFGFMVPDVKYNVAYISFLFVHPEWRGAGIATFMVYHLIQTCMGKDVTLHVSATNSAMLLYQRFGFKPEEFIVDFYDKYYPEESKECRHAFLLRLKR, encoded by the exons GGTGAAAATGACGAGATTGATGTTGTTTCAATGGACACAAGTCCTGGCACCTGTGCACCACCACCACCAGAGAAACAAACAGATCAAGAGAGAAAAGATGAGGAGGTTGGAAAGATGGATCCTGTAAAGGAGGAAAATGAAAGTGCATCAGAACAAAGTATTTGTTATTGTGGTGATAATACTAAAGAAAGTGTACAGTTGCAATGTGAAGAATGTAAAAGACACTTTCATTTCG AGTGCTTAAAATCAGGAGCTCCAACGTCGTTAGAGGGAGATAGTTTTTTCAAGTTGGTGTGTTGTAACTGCGCACCAGAAGGCCAAGAAGATGTTGAACGTCTGAGACTAACATG GCAACAAGTAGTAATCCTGACCCTATACAACCTAAGCCTCCAAAGAAGTGGTAGACGAGGCTTCTTCCGCTGGAAGGAGGACGTCTGTGATTTCATTGGTAAAAATTGGAATCTGCTATTTGGTAATAG ACCCAGAAGTCAAACCTGGCATGGTACAGTAGCTGGTGTTCTGTCTGTCGGTAACAAACAATGGTTCCGTTCAGGAGCTGCAGAGTTTGGAGAATCTGGTTGGTGGGCTCTGATTGAAAACAAGCCACCTGTCATCAAAGCTGATGCTACCA CACTATCAAATGCTAAACCACTACCTGTGAGAAAGCCCCGCATGATCTTTGACCCCACAATCAAGGTAGAAGGGTTGCGCAATCGCAAGAGGGGATCGTCATTTGAATCCGCAATTGAATTGAAAGAGAAACGATCTAGAACTCAG GAAGCAAAGGACATTCGAAAAGCTAAACTAGAGGAGGTACGAACACGCATGATTGGAGAATTTGATCTTGAAGATATGAGTAGAGAGAGTTTTAATGGCAGCGAGAGTTCACTCGGTGGCGCTCCAACTATGCCAGACTCGCCTCCCATTCTTAGCTTGCTGGGTGGTGACAATAGCTGTGACTCCTCTGTGATGTCAGGACTTCTGACAGAGAGTGATCTGGCATTGGATG AAGGTTTGCCATCTGCCTTTATGGAGggtgatgatgaagatgacatGAGTATAACATCTAGAGCAGCTATTTCTAGAGGGACCACGCCCATTCATAGTTTCCCCTTACACATACTTGATTTACACCATGGGAGGAGATATCaagatgatgaggatgatgatgaggGCAGTAGTATCTATAGCAAGTCTGGGGAAGGTACAGAGGTCATCACTAAAGTATCAAGAAAAGCAAAACCTGTTGTAACGGAAGTTAAGAAGAGAAAAACTCCTCAAGTTCCAAA GTTTCTACCAATCAGCATTTATGAAGAAAGACAACTTTTAAAGTTCTTAGAAAACTGTCCCGAAGCCGTTGAATCGGATCTTAGTGCGCGAAGACTACGTAGAAAGCTTCTAGTACGTCAAGAGAAAAGACAACGAGGGCTCCCTTTGCTAGATTTAGACGCAACTCTACAATCTTACTTACAATCAATCACCAACACTACTGCCATTGACCCTTCGTGTTTTGAGGTTCATAGTCCAAAAATGACCGCTAAAACTGGACACATCACACGCTACTCGTCCGACTTCAGGATTCTTGACAGGTTTCAG ATACCTCAAGCATCAGTCAAGAATTACAAGATGAGGAACCCTACATTTCGCACTCGTCTTGTTGGTTGTCAGGATGAGAtgtcattacaaaatatttgtagTCCTTATACATCTAG ggtattaaaaccatttattagAAGAGATTTTGAAAGCCGGCCAATGAAATTGCGTTTATTAGAAGAATTGATGTCTCACAAGGCAAAGATGGATCCATCATTTATACCCGAGCCTCTAGGACCAATAGACTACTGCTATGTAAGGCCACAGCACATTCCTTCTGTGAATGCTCTATGTAGAGAGTTCTTCTGGCCAGGAGTGGATT TATCTGAATGTTTACAGTATTCGGACTTCAGCGTGGTGGCGCTTTATAAAAAGGTTGTGATCGGTTTTGGGTTCATGGTACCAGATGTTAAGTATAATGTGGCgtatatatcatttttatttgttcatccTGAATGGAGAGGTGCTGGTATTGCTACATTTATGGTTTATCATCTTATACAG ACTTGCATGGGTAAAGACGTAACTCTACATGTGTCTGCGACCAATTCAGCGATGCTTTTATATCAGAGGTTTGGATTCAAACCTGAAGAATTCATCGTAGACTTTTATGACAAGTATTATCCGGAAGAAAGCAAGGAATGTAGACACGCATTTCTTCTCAGATTAAAACGATGA
- the LOC140050893 gene encoding cysteine-rich protein 2-binding protein-like isoform X3: MDTSPGTCAPPPPEKQTDQERKDEEVGKMDPVKEENESASEQSICYCGDNTKESVQLQCEECKRHFHFECLKSGAPTSLEGDSFFKLVCCNCAPEGQEDVERLRLTWQQVVILTLYNLSLQRSGRRGFFRWKEDVCDFIGKNWNLLFGNRPRSQTWHGTVAGVLSVGNKQWFRSGAAEFGESGWWALIENKPPVIKADATTLSNAKPLPVRKPRMIFDPTIKVEGLRNRKRGSSFESAIELKEKRSRTQEAKDIRKAKLEEVRTRMIGEFDLEDMSRESFNGSESSLGGAPTMPDSPPILSLLGGDNSCDSSVMSGLLTESDLALDEGLPSAFMEGDDEDDMSITSRAAISRGTTPIHSFPLHILDLHHGRRYQDDEDDDEGSSIYSKSGEGTEVITKVSRKAKPVVTEVKKRKTPQVPKFLPISIYEERQLLKFLENCPEAVESDLSARRLRRKLLVRQEKRQRGLPLLDLDATLQSYLQSITNTTAIDPSCFEVHSPKMTAKTGHITRYSSDFRILDRFQIPQASVKNYKMRNPTFRTRLVGCQDEMSLQNICSPYTSRVLKPFIRRDFESRPMKLRLLEELMSHKAKMDPSFIPEPLGPIDYCYVRPQHIPSVNALCREFFWPGVDLSECLQYSDFSVVALYKKVVIGFGFMVPDVKYNVAYISFLFVHPEWRGAGIATFMVYHLIQTCMGKDVTLHVSATNSAMLLYQRFGFKPEEFIVDFYDKYYPEESKECRHAFLLRLKR, translated from the exons ATGGACACAAGTCCTGGCACCTGTGCACCACCACCACCAGAGAAACAAACAGATCAAGAGAGAAAAGATGAGGAGGTTGGAAAGATGGATCCTGTAAAGGAGGAAAATGAAAGTGCATCAGAACAAAGTATTTGTTATTGTGGTGATAATACTAAAGAAAGTGTACAGTTGCAATGTGAAGAATGTAAAAGACACTTTCATTTCG AGTGCTTAAAATCAGGAGCTCCAACGTCGTTAGAGGGAGATAGTTTTTTCAAGTTGGTGTGTTGTAACTGCGCACCAGAAGGCCAAGAAGATGTTGAACGTCTGAGACTAACATG GCAACAAGTAGTAATCCTGACCCTATACAACCTAAGCCTCCAAAGAAGTGGTAGACGAGGCTTCTTCCGCTGGAAGGAGGACGTCTGTGATTTCATTGGTAAAAATTGGAATCTGCTATTTGGTAATAG ACCCAGAAGTCAAACCTGGCATGGTACAGTAGCTGGTGTTCTGTCTGTCGGTAACAAACAATGGTTCCGTTCAGGAGCTGCAGAGTTTGGAGAATCTGGTTGGTGGGCTCTGATTGAAAACAAGCCACCTGTCATCAAAGCTGATGCTACCA CACTATCAAATGCTAAACCACTACCTGTGAGAAAGCCCCGCATGATCTTTGACCCCACAATCAAGGTAGAAGGGTTGCGCAATCGCAAGAGGGGATCGTCATTTGAATCCGCAATTGAATTGAAAGAGAAACGATCTAGAACTCAG GAAGCAAAGGACATTCGAAAAGCTAAACTAGAGGAGGTACGAACACGCATGATTGGAGAATTTGATCTTGAAGATATGAGTAGAGAGAGTTTTAATGGCAGCGAGAGTTCACTCGGTGGCGCTCCAACTATGCCAGACTCGCCTCCCATTCTTAGCTTGCTGGGTGGTGACAATAGCTGTGACTCCTCTGTGATGTCAGGACTTCTGACAGAGAGTGATCTGGCATTGGATG AAGGTTTGCCATCTGCCTTTATGGAGggtgatgatgaagatgacatGAGTATAACATCTAGAGCAGCTATTTCTAGAGGGACCACGCCCATTCATAGTTTCCCCTTACACATACTTGATTTACACCATGGGAGGAGATATCaagatgatgaggatgatgatgaggGCAGTAGTATCTATAGCAAGTCTGGGGAAGGTACAGAGGTCATCACTAAAGTATCAAGAAAAGCAAAACCTGTTGTAACGGAAGTTAAGAAGAGAAAAACTCCTCAAGTTCCAAA GTTTCTACCAATCAGCATTTATGAAGAAAGACAACTTTTAAAGTTCTTAGAAAACTGTCCCGAAGCCGTTGAATCGGATCTTAGTGCGCGAAGACTACGTAGAAAGCTTCTAGTACGTCAAGAGAAAAGACAACGAGGGCTCCCTTTGCTAGATTTAGACGCAACTCTACAATCTTACTTACAATCAATCACCAACACTACTGCCATTGACCCTTCGTGTTTTGAGGTTCATAGTCCAAAAATGACCGCTAAAACTGGACACATCACACGCTACTCGTCCGACTTCAGGATTCTTGACAGGTTTCAG ATACCTCAAGCATCAGTCAAGAATTACAAGATGAGGAACCCTACATTTCGCACTCGTCTTGTTGGTTGTCAGGATGAGAtgtcattacaaaatatttgtagTCCTTATACATCTAG ggtattaaaaccatttattagAAGAGATTTTGAAAGCCGGCCAATGAAATTGCGTTTATTAGAAGAATTGATGTCTCACAAGGCAAAGATGGATCCATCATTTATACCCGAGCCTCTAGGACCAATAGACTACTGCTATGTAAGGCCACAGCACATTCCTTCTGTGAATGCTCTATGTAGAGAGTTCTTCTGGCCAGGAGTGGATT TATCTGAATGTTTACAGTATTCGGACTTCAGCGTGGTGGCGCTTTATAAAAAGGTTGTGATCGGTTTTGGGTTCATGGTACCAGATGTTAAGTATAATGTGGCgtatatatcatttttatttgttcatccTGAATGGAGAGGTGCTGGTATTGCTACATTTATGGTTTATCATCTTATACAG ACTTGCATGGGTAAAGACGTAACTCTACATGTGTCTGCGACCAATTCAGCGATGCTTTTATATCAGAGGTTTGGATTCAAACCTGAAGAATTCATCGTAGACTTTTATGACAAGTATTATCCGGAAGAAAGCAAGGAATGTAGACACGCATTTCTTCTCAGATTAAAACGATGA